One genomic segment of Gossypium arboreum isolate Shixiya-1 chromosome 3, ASM2569848v2, whole genome shotgun sequence includes these proteins:
- the LOC108488940 gene encoding uncharacterized protein LOC108488940 has product MSLVERLAGLRVIKYEANGKLFVSAGNDKLVKVWSTESWLCIATVCSCSEKRASALAIRNDGLHVCLADKFVVVRVVNLSGVGGTRRSSQQEGSAIACLLLYYHY; this is encoded by the exons ATGAGTTTGGTGGAGCGTTTAGCGGGGCTTCGAGTTATTAAATATGAAGCAAATGGGAAACTCTTTGTATCTGCTGGAAATGACAAGCTTGTCAAGGTTTGGTCTACCGAGTCCTGGCTCTGTATTGCTACTGT GTGTTCGTGTTCTGAGAAGAGAGCGAGTGCACTTGCTATAAGGAATGATGGTCTTCATGTCTGTTTGGCTGACAAATTTGTAGTTGTTCGGGTGGTGAATCTTTCAGGAGTTGGTGGAACTCGAAGGTCCTCACAACAAGAAGGCAGTGCCATTGCTTGCTTATTATTGTACTATCATTACTAG